In Granulicella mallensis MP5ACTX8, the sequence TGACGGCTCTTCCATTCACAAGATGCGCGGCCTGATCTCCCTGCCAGATCACTTCCACAACGTTCCAGTCATTGAGGTTCTCGAAGTTGCCATCCTTTTTCAGTCTCCCAGTCACTGGCTCGGCGGCGGGCTGCCCCTTCGCGGCGCGCGCCCCATTCACCGTTGGGAACCCGTGTTCCCTGCTAACGCCCTGCGCGAACAGACCGGCACCGTGATCCCCTTGAATGCCACGGACTCCGCTGACGAGAAAGAAATCACCGACATCTCCTTCCTCGATCTGGCACTCAACACAGGTAGGCCAAACTTTATCGGCACCCACCAGACCGTACAGCAAACCGTTGTCGCGCTTCGAGAGGCTACGCGGCTCAAACTGCTTCATGCCCCACTTGTACTCCAAACGAATGCGAACATTTTCAAACTCCTGGTTCGTCGCCAGGTAACCGGGTTCGAAGTGCTCGTCCGTCACCTGGTTTCCCAGGATATGAAGCATCTCCTCTTCCATCGTCACCATCTTCTTCGCCTCGGCAACGCTCTTGCCGGACTTCTCGAGCATGGTGTACCAGCCCGTCAGGTCGCGGCCATTCAACAACGAGACCCATCCATCCGCACCTGCAGGCGGCAGCGGCAGAGATTTCGTTTGAGCCAGCGACCGATGCGGTAAAACCGCACAGCCCAAGGCGAAAGAGGCACCAGTTTTCAGCAAATGACGACGGTTCATAAGTCTCCGGTTCTCACAACTCCACAACGTCTAAGCGATACAGGAGAACTCTACTATCTGACTGCACGAAGCGACAACACCTTAGCCATCGAAACGCTATTTGAGTTCTCTCACCCAGATATTGCGAAAGCTGATCGGTTCGCTATGGTCACCGTGCGCCTGCAGTTTAATCGGAGCGGTATCGTACTTCTTGTACGTGGGCTGGCCCACATATAGTGTCTCTCCCTTTAGCTCGAAGTGGTTCTGCACCAGCACACCATTAAAGAACACGGTGACGAAAGCCGGGCTCTTCAACGAACCATCGGAATTGAACCGCGGAGCAGTCCACACCACATCGTAACTTTGCCACTCGCCTGGCTTACGCGCCGGGTTCACCAGCGGAATACCTTGCTTATAAATGCTTCCGGCCTGGCCGTTCACATAGGTCTTGTTGATGTACGAGTCGAGTATCTGCAGCTCATATCCGCTATCGCCTGTACCGGTGGAGGCAAGAAACACACCACTGTTTCCGCGCGCCTGATCGCTACCCGTAATGTTGGATGGAATCCTCCACTCAACGTGAAGTTGATAATCTCTAAAGGTCTTCTTCGTCTCAATGTTACCGACGCCCTGCGCCTTGCTCACGGTCACGATACCGTCATGAACGATCCACTTCGCAGGCGATTTATCCGAGGTAGATACCCACTCATCAAGGTTCTTCCCATCAAACAGGACGATGGCATCCGAGGGAGGCATACTGTTTTCATTGCCCGGTTGCACCACAGGCGGCACCGGCTCCCACACCTCGGTGTCTTCATGTTTCGGCACATGGGTCGTCGCACCAACCTGTTGTCCCACACCTTGGGACGAAGCAACTTGTTGTAGCGAAATGGAAACCGTTATCAGGATAAGAAGTTTGGAGAATCGTAGCGAACCAGTACGCATCATTTCTAAAACGATACAACGAGTGCCCGGCCCAGATCACCCAGGATCGACCAGCAGGAATAGCCATCACGGTCATATAGCTTAAATGGCTTTTCTCTCGGCCTGGTTCCCCGGATCTCTATATCCGTCAGAGCCATCCACCACCTCCTGAAGCAGGACTAGACCGTCCCCCAACTTCTGGCCGGTTGCAGGAGCACCTTCCACGGACGGCTGCGAGCGTAGTTGTCCCCCCGCGCCCGCGACTCCATCGAATCCCCACAAGCTTTTCACGGATCGATTTCGCCATCTGGAGATAAAACGAAGTTTACGGAAGGTCAATATCGAAACGGTAGACCTCGCTCGTGCCAGCTTGCTGTAGGACGACGGGCGCGCCGTCAGGTGTGACCGAAAGGCGCCATGGGGGGAACCCGGTTCTGCGAAGCTTTTTTGCATCGAAATATTTCTCTACCTTGCCAGTGGAAGGATAGGCAGCAAAGATGCCATTGTCAGCGCCCTGCCGCGTATCGAAAAAAACGGTCTTCGAATCAGGGCTCCAAATAAGATCATTTACTGACTGGTCCGTCAGTTTTGACCAATGGCCCGTCTGGAAATCAAGGAGCATAAGTGCCTGGGTCCCCGCTGCCGTCGCGGCCATGTATCTTCCATCAGGGGACCAGCGAGCATTGGAGAGGCCCTCGGAGCCTGAGAGCTTTTCTTGCTGGCCGCTTTTGAGGTCCCTGATCGTTATGAAGATATCTCCCTGCGACTGAAAGCCCCGTTCGACATCTTGCCCGTATGCGACTTTATCTCCATGGGGGGAGAAGGTCGCGATCCCGCTAGCCTGGGCAGCGGTCGTAAGGTTGCTCACCGAAAGTCCGTCCACTGATGCCTCACAGATTTGCCATGTCTCACCTGGGATTGCGCATTGATAGACGAGGTTGGTGCTGTCCGGTGACCACTGCGGCGCCCGCGTCATCCTGCCAGGTCGACTTAGCTGGAGTTTATCCGAGCCATCGGGCCGGCTTCTCCATAGGCTTCCCCCGGGGAACAAGGTGTACGCGATCCAATGGCCGTCGCGGGAGAACGTCACCGTATCAGCTGAAAGATCTTCAGGGAGTGACTGGACAGAACCGCCTTCACCTCTCGAGAGTCGAATTAATTCTCCTCTCGCCTCATGTCCGATGGCGTACAGACGTTTATTGTCGTGACTGATGATCGGCGCATTCCAGAAGTCGACGGGGCCAGAGACGAGTTCCTGCTCAGTTTCCTTGATCAGGAGCTTGATATTTGGTCTTTCGTCTCGAATCCATAGAGAACTTCGATACCCCTCATCGACGACATAGATGAAATATTTGCCATCGGAGCTCCACGATCCGCAACATACCGTGTGTTCATGGGGACTACCAACGAGAAGAGGTGTCAAAGAACCGTTGGCAACATTAATATCCCAGAGGCTTTGCCGATAGTCGCCTGCCCAGGTTGTGAGGCGGATGTGCTTTCCATCAGGAGACCACTCCGGCCAATACGCAACATTCGGCAGCATAGCGAGCGTTCTTAGGCTCCCTCCCGCTTGATCGGCAAGCAAAAGCTGCCTTCCCTTAATGACAGCGAGCGTCTTCTCATCGGGAGAGACCGCGATGGTTCTCCCGCTCAAACCGTCGATATGGGACGCCCCCCCGGACGCAGACAACACGGTAAACGGCGAAGCAGAATCCCACGGAACGCCAAATAGCAGTCTGTAGGGTTCATGCATGATGCTCAATCCTCGCCCTCCCGTCGTCGGCGACGGAATGCGCATGATGCGTTCACCATCCGTGTTGTACAGGGCAAGATAATTAAGGTTGTCAATCGTTTCATTCACATAGAGGTAATCGCCGTTCAGTAGAAGCGGTAGATGTATGCTCTTCTGCATCCCGTCGTTTGTAACCCCTACTGATCGAAGAATCGTCGGGTGGGGTATGGATACGTGTCCAAGATTCCATCCGGCCAGACCAAGACACACAAGGAGTCCAATAATGAGGGTGAGGAGGAGCCTTTCGCGCGTAAGGAGCACCTTTACGTCTGAATACGCGCCGGCGCCCTCCTGCTTCAATATGGTGGCGAAAGGCGACCGAACGTCTTCTCTTCCCTCGTTGACCGCAGGCTTTGAGAGCTGGTCGGCTTCAATACTGGTGGCTTCAGTATTTGTGGCTTCACTACTTGTGGCTTCAGTCTTTGTAGCTTCACTACTTGTATAGCCCACACTATTCGGAACCAGAGCTGTCGGCGCCAGGCGGTACCCCTGACGTGAAACCGTCTCGATGAACTCTCCTCCATCCGGAAGCCTCCCCAGGGCTTTGCGCAAAAGGAAGATGGTTTGCGTTAGATTGCCATCTTCAACGATGGCATCCTTCCAAACAACCTCGAAGAACTTCTCCTTTGGAACGATGCGACCATGGGCGTTGACGATCAACTCAAGGGTCTCAAGTTGTCTCGTAGTAAGACTAATGATCTCAAAATCTCTGCGTAATCTCAGTGGAGATCGTTCTAGCGAGAATGGTCCGAAGCGCTCTAAATTCTTCATTTTATTACCCTTAGCCATCCAAATAAGCGTCAAACCATCAATTCCTTACCATTTGAGGACTTGCTAAGAACGTGATGCTACTTTGGGATCAATCAACGTTCGTATTAACCACAACCGTGATGCCTGGTAGCAAAAGCTATGCCATTTCAAGATTTGCAGGTATGGAAGAGTTGAAATGTGTCCTGTATTGATATCGAGATCTGGTACGTATTTGAGATTAGGTGTAACTGCCGCTCACCTATGTGACATTCGTCACATGTCACGAGCGGTACGTGTGTCAAGCTCCAAGCTGGATTTTCAGGGGTCGGAGATTAGTTCCGGCCTGTATTCGGGCCCAAAGGCAAAGAACTTTCTCGTAAAGGTGGTCCAATGCACACTCACTTAGCGGTAATCACTGCTAGTTCTGACGATGTAGTAACTACGCGCTGTATGTCTGTATTTGAGGCGGAGGGTCACTCCTACCAAACGATCATCGATCCACAGAAGATCCTTCTTCTGCTTCGCGATGAGCATTCATGCGACGTCTTGCTTGTTGATATGGAACTTCCGTCTTTGCGTACCGGCAGGTTTCTAGAGGAGGTGGCCAGCAAAATGGACGTATCACGGCTATGGATCATCAGTCCGATGGGGACGACCTACTGGAGAAATGACGCTGAACGATTGGGAATACGAAATGTTATCTGGAAGCCTGTGCAACGGCATGATTTTGAGCGAGTTTTAGAGACAGTTTCCGTTCGCAAAGCAGCGATATTACCGGCACCTGCCGTTAGCCAAATCTCGAGCAAGCGACACGATACGCCTTGCTACATTGAAGACTTGCCCGGTGGGCGCTACTTTCTGGCAGCATGCCCAGCCATGATGAAACTCTACGAAACGGTTTGCCTGCTTGCGGCAGTGGACGTACCGGTCCTGATTCTGGGAGAAAGTGGTGTCGGAAAGGATGTTGTCGCAGCTCTCCTCCATAAGCACTCGCTACGCTCGTCCGCCTGCTACTCGTCCTTGAACTGTGCAGCTCTGCCACCGGATCTGCTGGAAAGCGAGTTGTTCGGATACGAGGCAGGAGCCTTTACCGGGGCGATCAAAGCGAAGGCCGGAAAGTTTGAATTGGCTGACCATGGGACGTTGCTTCTCGACGAGATCGGAGAAATGAGTGCACCCATGCAGGCTAAGCTGTTGCACGTTTTGCAGGACGGTCGCTATTCACGCCTGGGAGCGCGCACGGAGTCTCATGTTGACGTCCGGGTGATCGCAGCAACCAATGTTGATATCGAGACGGCGATCGCACAAAATGCCTTTCGGGAAGACCTCTATTACAGAATTAGCGCGTTTACGATAGAAATTCCTCCACTTCGGGAGCGGAGAGAAGAGATTCCCTTTTTGATTGAACAACTCGTGCTCCACCATGCTGGTAGTCTGCGCCGCGACCCTGTTTATATCTCTCCAGAGGTAATGACGTTGATGATGGAATACCGCTGGCCAGGCAACCTGAGAGAGCTTTCCAATTACGTCATTCGTATCCAGGTACTTGGCAACACAGACAGAGTCAAGGCAGATTTGGAGGAGCGTATCCGTGGAACGCGTGGGATCCATGCGGCACCTGTACCAGTGGCTGGAGAGGATGCGCAGGAGATAGCAGGCATGCGATTAATTGTCCGGACACAGAGGGATCGGACAGAAAGCCGGCTTATTCAACAGGCACTAGAGGACTCTGGTTGGAATCGCCGTCATGCCGCTGTCGATCTCAACATCAGCTACCGTTCCTTGCTGTATAAGATCCAACAGTATGGGCTAACCCAGAACCGGCATCACATGACACACGCGCGAAGCGCCTAATAATAAATTAGCTCTGTATTTCAGGACATATCACCGGTAGACCTCCAGCTTTACCCCCTACAACCTCGGTTTTCCAATCAACCGCAACAATGTGCAAAAACTTGCACATTGTTGCGGTTTGAGCTATGGTTTTCCTAACGCCGAAAGACGTGGTGATACTACCGCCATGTGCAATCAGGGCTTAGGTCTGGATCTTCTCCCCTTCAGCTAAGCGCCCCTCCCCCTTCCCCCATAGTCTCTTTAGATCAGCGTCACTGCTCCTATACGCTCACGTCTCGTATCGTGACACATGGGCTATCCACAGTGCGTCACGCCGGCGCTGTGTCTGAAGAGTCTTCTCCGGAGTGCAAATGAAGAACATCACTATATTAATTGCCTGCCTTCTGGCAGGCACACAACTCGGTTGCACGCAATCGCTGTCGCCCCAAAGCGCCGCGCAACAAAGCACATCAACGGCGCCCACAGTAATAATCACCACCTCCCCCAGTACGGTAACCGCCGGCCAGTCAATCCAATTGAAGTGGGCAGTCACGAACGCGACATCAGTCACTATCAATGGCGAAAAAAAAGCACTCACCGGCCTCACCTTAGGTATTCCCACAAAAAGTACGAGCTTCACACTCGTAGCGTCTAACGCTACGAAGACTGTGACCGCCGTTGCGACCGTCACGGTAAAGGCAGCGACGCAAACTACTCCGCCGCCGACAACACCACCTCCAACGACACCGCCGCCAACGACAGGAAGTACCACATCCGGTGCACCGCACATCCACTACACCGACATTAATGTCGGATCAGGAACCGGTGGAGACGATGGCAATGGCGCTTACGTACGGATCTTC encodes:
- a CDS encoding 3-keto-disaccharide hydrolase, coding for MNRRHLLKTGASFALGCAVLPHRSLAQTKSLPLPPAGADGWVSLLNGRDLTGWYTMLEKSGKSVAEAKKMVTMEEEMLHILGNQVTDEHFEPGYLATNQEFENVRIRLEYKWGMKQFEPRSLSKRDNGLLYGLVGADKVWPTCVECQIEEGDVGDFFLVSGVRGIQGDHGAGLFAQGVSREHGFPTVNGARAAKGQPAAEPVTGRLKKDGNFENLNDWNVVEVIWQGDQAAHLVNGRAVNSISGLQQPDPQNPGKFIPLTRGKIAIEIEFAEIWFRRIEVKSLV
- a CDS encoding 3-keto-disaccharide hydrolase, encoding MPKHEDTEVWEPVPPVVQPGNENSMPPSDAIVLFDGKNLDEWVSTSDKSPAKWIVHDGIVTVSKAQGVGNIETKKTFRDYQLHVEWRIPSNITGSDQARGNSGVFLASTGTGDSGYELQILDSYINKTYVNGQAGSIYKQGIPLVNPARKPGEWQSYDVVWTAPRFNSDGSLKSPAFVTVFFNGVLVQNHFELKGETLYVGQPTYKKYDTAPIKLQAHGDHSEPISFRNIWVRELK
- a CDS encoding winged helix-turn-helix domain-containing protein, with protein sequence MAKGNKMKNLERFGPFSLERSPLRLRRDFEIISLTTRQLETLELIVNAHGRIVPKEKFFEVVWKDAIVEDGNLTQTIFLLRKALGRLPDGGEFIETVSRQGYRLAPTALVPNSVGYTSSEATKTEATSSEATNTEATSIEADQLSKPAVNEGREDVRSPFATILKQEGAGAYSDVKVLLTRERLLLTLIIGLLVCLGLAGWNLGHVSIPHPTILRSVGVTNDGMQKSIHLPLLLNGDYLYVNETIDNLNYLALYNTDGERIMRIPSPTTGGRGLSIMHEPYRLLFGVPWDSASPFTVLSASGGASHIDGLSGRTIAVSPDEKTLAVIKGRQLLLADQAGGSLRTLAMLPNVAYWPEWSPDGKHIRLTTWAGDYRQSLWDINVANGSLTPLLVGSPHEHTVCCGSWSSDGKYFIYVVDEGYRSSLWIRDERPNIKLLIKETEQELVSGPVDFWNAPIISHDNKRLYAIGHEARGELIRLSRGEGGSVQSLPEDLSADTVTFSRDGHWIAYTLFPGGSLWRSRPDGSDKLQLSRPGRMTRAPQWSPDSTNLVYQCAIPGETWQICEASVDGLSVSNLTTAAQASGIATFSPHGDKVAYGQDVERGFQSQGDIFITIRDLKSGQQEKLSGSEGLSNARWSPDGRYMAATAAGTQALMLLDFQTGHWSKLTDQSVNDLIWSPDSKTVFFDTRQGADNGIFAAYPSTGKVEKYFDAKKLRRTGFPPWRLSVTPDGAPVVLQQAGTSEVYRFDIDLP
- a CDS encoding sigma-54 interaction domain-containing protein, translating into MSVFEAEGHSYQTIIDPQKILLLLRDEHSCDVLLVDMELPSLRTGRFLEEVASKMDVSRLWIISPMGTTYWRNDAERLGIRNVIWKPVQRHDFERVLETVSVRKAAILPAPAVSQISSKRHDTPCYIEDLPGGRYFLAACPAMMKLYETVCLLAAVDVPVLILGESGVGKDVVAALLHKHSLRSSACYSSLNCAALPPDLLESELFGYEAGAFTGAIKAKAGKFELADHGTLLLDEIGEMSAPMQAKLLHVLQDGRYSRLGARTESHVDVRVIAATNVDIETAIAQNAFREDLYYRISAFTIEIPPLRERREEIPFLIEQLVLHHAGSLRRDPVYISPEVMTLMMEYRWPGNLRELSNYVIRIQVLGNTDRVKADLEERIRGTRGIHAAPVPVAGEDAQEIAGMRLIVRTQRDRTESRLIQQALEDSGWNRRHAAVDLNISYRSLLYKIQQYGLTQNRHHMTHARSA